The following is a genomic window from Synechococcus sp. JA-2-3B'a(2-13).
GGCGGCTCTTACTTCATGGGTTTACACGGCTTCCCTCTGGCTTGTTGGGAGAGGAGCTGGGGGCGAGAGGGCAGATGTTTTTGGAGGGAGCCGCGCTGTCCCTGGGGATCTTCACAAGATTTCCTGGTGGGCGGTAGCGGATGGTGTTAAGGTGGGGCATGAGGTCTTCACTGGAAACGATGGATTTCAAGCTGCGCATCCGTACTGCTGAGACTCCGCAAGGGCAAAAACTGGCAATTGTGCCCCTGGAAGGTCGTTTTGACGCCAAGGCCGCCTCAGAAGTTCGGCAATTGCTCCAGCAGGTTTTAGATTTCGGTTACACCAATATGTTGATCGATATGTCGTCGGTCACTTTTATGGACAGCTCTGGGCTGGGGGTGTTGATCTCTGCTTTGCGCAAGTGCCGTGCTGCTGGGGGCAACCTCAGCCTCTGTTGCGTGCCGGAAAATGTGGCCCTCGTCCTCAACCTCACCTCTATGGAAAAGGTATTGACCTGCTTTAGCGACCTGGAGACCGGCATTGCCAACTTTTCCAGCGCTCCCACTGCTCGTTAGGCCGACATTAGGCCTTACTTTTGGGGATCCCCCGATGCTCTTTTCAGCCCATCAGCGAATTCTGGTGATCCCTCTAGCAATTTTCTCAACAATCTTCAGCCATGCCCCAGACCGGCCTCGATACCTTTCAGCTTCTCTACCAGCACCACCGTGGCCCCAGCTTCTGCGAGCGCATGCTGGCAACAGCTCCTGGGCGCTTTAACGAGGCGTTTTGGCAGTTCTGGCAGATGCACATCGAGCCCTGTCTGCCTCCTGCACCGCGCTTGTTGGATCTGGGAACCGGGCCGGGGTTTGCTCTGGGTCAGTGGGCGCAACGCTATCCCGGAGGACACTTCATCGGGGTGGATGTGATGCCCTACATGTTGGAGCGAGCGGCGGCAGATTTGAAGGGGATCCCTGGAATCCAGCTGCTGCAGGCCGACCTGCACGACCCTCACTTGCCGCTTGCGGCCAACAGCATCGATGCAGCTCAGGCAGTGGTGGTGTTGCACGAGATGGTGCAGCCCTTGCGCTTGTTGCAGGAGGTGTTGCGTCTGCTCAAGCCGGGGGGGCGATTTTTGCTGGTGGATTGGGTGCGCGCCCCGCTCAGCCTCTACTTCGATGCCGATACAGAGGCCCAACTCTTCCAGTCGGACACGCCTTTGGAAACGCTGCTGGATCAGTTTACCCACTTCTACGAGCACAATCGCTTCAGCGCCGAAGACCTGGCGTGGTTGTTGGAGAGGGTGGGTTTTGCGGTGGTGGCTCAGCAGCTCTACAACCAAAATCGCTTTGTGCGACTTGCAGCCGAAAAGCCTATCTCCTGAATGTCCAACTGCCCATAACGAGATGTTTTGGACTACGGAGTGCAGAATAGACCAATAAACAGAACAGTGTCCAAATCAATTCAGATTACTCTCGCTGTTTTCGTTCATGGCTGCAGGGATCCAATGGGCAGGCTGCGCCTGGGCAAACACCTGCACTTCAGTGCTCATTTTGCGCAGTTGGCGGGCCAACTTGATCGCCTTGTCACGGGGAAGGGGCGGGCTCACCACCGCCGGCAGACAGCCCAATAGGGGTTTCAGGGCCGTCTTGGGCAGGCGTGCGTAGAACGATAAAGCCGAGAGGATCTCATCTTCAAAATAGGGGTTGCGATACTCTAGGAGGCGCACCTGATACAGCTCTGGGGGAAGAGGCCGTCCTTGGGTTAAGCGAATCAGGGATCCCACCGTTCCCATCACATAGAGTTGATCGCCTTCTTTCAACAGGGTCTTGCCCTCTTTTTGCCAGATCTTGGGAAAAACACAGGGTTTCCCCGGTCGGGAGCGATGCAGCAAGATCACCAGGTCATAGTCCTGGGCCAGTTGGCGCAAGGATAGCCCCAGGTAGTGGCAATCGGCCGAGACCTCCAGCAGCGTCACCAGCAGAGTTTCCCCCTGCCAAGCCAGGGTGCCGTAGACGGATCCCACCAGTGCTGCGGTGGCAAAAGCCCGTGCCCCCAGCCCGGTAGCGCTGTAGCTGATCCCCAGGGTCTGCATGTGGCGCTGCATGCGAGCCGCCAATTCGGGATCGGTAACCCGCAAAATGGTGCGGATCCCCGGCTGCAGGCTGTGGGCCGTCAGGGCCGTCTCCAGGTTGGTGAGATCGTCAGGGGTGGTGCAGATCAGGCAGCGGCTGCCTTGAATGCGAGCCTGCTGCAGCGTGCTTGCCAGGGCATAATCCCCACGAACCACCACCGCTCCCTCCCGTTCCGCTGCCTCCAAGAGAGGGTTCTCGCTATTGGGATCCACCACCACCACCTCGTAGCCCATCTGCCGCAACAACTGCAGCACCAAATAGCTCAGCCGCCCCAACCCTGCGATCACCACATGATCCTCTTTGGGCATACGGGCAGCCCGACCCAAGCCAAAGCGACTGCTCACCAATTTGTCGGTCACCAAGCCGTAAATCAACCCCACCAGGGCAGCCCCCACCAAGGTCATCATCACCGCCAGCACCTTCACCCCCAGCGGTGTTTCCGGCTGTTGAAAAGCCTCAATATCCCCGTAGCCCCCTGTCAGCACCACGATCGTCAGCAAAAGCCCATCGATGAGGGGTTTGCCGATCATCCTGAAGTTGATCACCCCCAGCACCAGCATGGCCCCCAAGGTGAAGGTGAGGGTGCGCACGATGGGCTTGACCTGTAGGAGTCCCTGCACTCCTCTGCGCAGCCAAGACCCAAGGGATCCCCGCCCCAACGACCTGCCTTGCCGTTGTTGTCGCTTGTCCTGCATCTGGCCGCTGGCCCAGCGCTGTGCCCGTGAGGAGCCCCGTCGCCCGTTGCGTTCCAACAGTTGCAGGTAGGCTCTGGGATCGCAAATGACCAAAACGCGATCCCCCTCCAGCAGCTCTGCCTCGTGGTCAAAGTCGTCGAAAACTCGCTGTTTGGAAAAGTCAGAAAGCCCATCCACCGGGTAATGAAACAGCACCCGCGCCCCAAAAGTTTCCTCCAGCTCCGAGAGGGGCATATGCAGCAGGCGGGAGTTGTATCCGATGGTCAGCTCTACCACGTTCCAGAGGGTGGTCTCTCGGTCTGAGACAAAGTAAGCCGGATCTGCCAGCTCTGGCGGAAGCGTGGCCGGCTGGGCTTCCAGCTGGGGCAGCTCAAAGTAGCCAACAAATTCGTCGGAAACGGCCTTAAGGGCAAAAGCCGGGGCAGCCAAAGCCGCCACCGATAGGGAAAAATGCTGCGGCAAAGCCGAGTCGAGATAGCGGGCAAGGCTGTGGTTGAACAGACGGGAGACGACACGCACCTGTGGATTGAGATCTCGAATCAGCAAAGCCAGCTCAAAGTTGGCTTGGTCATCGTCCTCCAGCAGCAGCGCCACCTTGACCCGCTCGATCCCAGCCCGCTGCAACACCCCCGGCTGGCGGGGATCCGCCTGTAGGTATTGCCACTGCTCTTCCAAATGAGGGGGCAGATCGGGAGCAACTACTACAGCGCGATGTCCAAAAGCTTCTAGGGCTTGGAGAGTGAGCTCCACCAAATCGTTGTAGCCGCAGACCAGGATAGAGACACCTGGATCCCTGCTATTCTCTTGCACCTGTGCATGAGGCGATCTCGAAAGGGAGCTCACCATAGCTCTGTCATCTACCCTGCTCCCTTTATACCCGAAGCCTCTTCAGCTTTCGCGAGTGCTGTCAATACCGCTGACCGCAAAGCCCTGGGTAGAGACCCGTTGCTCAACAAGACCGGCTGCGTTGCTGGCCATCTCAGGCGCTGTCGAGGACAAGGGGAAGCCACCCAGTTTCATCCCAAAGGGTGAGAAGTGAGAACAACTCCCAAGAGCTTGACCTGGTACTTGAGATCTCCTATCATTGCCTCAAGGCAAAGTTCTTGAATAAAAGTCTCAATAAGGTTGGCCCAAGATAAGAGCCAACAGAGTGAGGCTTGCGGGGACTGTCTTTGTCCTTTGGGCTTGGCTTTCCGGTGCTTTCTCAGAGAGAGCCTGGCCGGTGGAGCTGTGTCTCTTGAGATGTTTTTGAACTTAGGAGTTGGGTATGCGCTTATCGCGACGGCAATTTGTCAGTGGAGCCACGCTGGGTTCTGCGGCTCTGGCAGCAGGGTCTCTTCTGCGTCCGGCCCATGGCGCCAATCGGGAAGTGAACCTCTACACCTCGCGACACTACAGCACAGACGAGAAATTGTACGAACTTTTCCAGCAGAAAACGGGCATTACCGTGAATTGGGTGCAGGGCAAAGCCGATGAGATCATCGAGCGCATCCGCAGCGAGGGATCCAACAGCCCCGCCGACATCTTCATGACGGTGGATGTTGCCCGGTTGTGGCGGGCTCAGAACGAGGGCTGGTTTCAACCCATCCAGTCGGAGACGCTCTCCAAAAATATTCCCGAGTCTCTGCGGGATCCAGAGGGGTACTGGTTTGGCCTCACCAAGCGGGCGCGGGTGATCATGTACAACAAAGACAAGGTGGATCCCAAGGAGTTGTCCACCTATGAGGACTTGGCAAACCCCAAATGGCGGGGCAAGGTGCTCACCCGCTCCTCCAGCAACGTTTACAGCCAATCCTTGACGGCTTCGATCATCTTGGCCCACGGGATCCCGGAAACGGAGCAATGGGCCCGAGGCTTGGTGGCCAACTTTGCCCGTCCGCCGGAAGGGGGAGACATAGATCAGATCAAGGCCGTGGCCGCCGGGGTGGGAGACGTGGCTTTGGCCAACACCTACTATTTGCCGCGTTTGATCAAATCCGACAATCCAGAAGAGCGCGCCGTAGCCGAGAAAATCGGCGTCTTCTTCCCCAACCAGCAGGATCGTGGCACCCACGTCAACATCAGCGGGGCCGGCATTCTGAAAACAGCTCCCAACAAAGAAGCGGCCATCCAATTTTTGGAGTTTCTCTCCGGGCCAGAGGCGCAGGCCATTTTTGCCCAGAGCAACAATGAGTACCCGGTACTGCCTGGGGCTGAGATCGACTCGTTGGTGGCCAGCTTTGGCACCTTTAAGGAAGATACGATCAACGCTGCCAGCATTGGCCGCGTCACCCCTGATGCCCTAAAGGTAATGGATCGGGCCGGTTGGAAGTAGATCAGGCCTCCAGGACAGGCCCTGAGTGCAGCCTTTCATTGCTTGACGCCGTGAACGTTAAGCAGCTTGACGGTTCTTGGCCAAGCGTCGATACTCTAGGACGGCGTTGCTTCCGTTCGAGGCCGCTCAGGCGTCCTGTCTTTCTTTTTCAAAAGCTTCTGGAGGTTTGCCAAATGAAACAACTGCGAACAGCAGGCTTGTTCTTGCTCCTGCTTTCTTTAGCTTCTTTCTACACCAATAGCCCGGCAAAGGCAATTGAAAACCTTCCCGAAAAGGCTCCTGTTCCAAAGCGGGATCTGCTTTTGAACACAGAAAACAAAGAAGAAGTATTTGACATTATGTCGATCCCCAATTATCCCCACGACAAGCCCGAGGGGTTGGCCATTCTCAACTCAACTACCCTAGCGATAGTTAACGACGACGACTTTGGCATCGTCTCGGAAAAGGGCGCGGTTCAAGAAAAAACTATGCCTTACCTTGGTAACAAGCAAGACGAGAACATCGTTTATTTCGTTAAGCTGCCCAAGAGCTTGTTTTGAGAGAAAACTTGGTTGGGGATCCCTGGAGGATCCCCTTTTCTTCCCCAGGAGTTGCTCAAGAGGTAGCTCCCGCCTGTTGAGATGGACAAAGAGATGAGGTTGAAGTTGTTGAGCAAATCTCTGCCGGGAAGTGGCTTCTTTCCTCTGAACGGCTGGGCGCTTCTGACTCTGACCCTCAGCGGTCTCATTCTCGTTCCTGTCCTTACGGTGTTGCTCAGCCTTTTTGCGGACGAGCGGCAGGTTTGGGAGCACCTGGCCGATACGGTCTTGGGGCTTTATGTGCGCAATAGCCTGGTGATGATGGCAGGGGTGGCGGCGGGGGTCATCCTGGTGGGCAGTGGCACTGCCTGGCTGGTGACCATGTGTCAGTTTTGGGGGCGGGCCTGGCTGGAGTGGATGTTGGTGCTGCCCCTGGCGGCCCCCACCTATGTGTTGGCCTACGCCTACACCGATTTTTTGCAGGTAACCGGCGGTTTCCAGATCTGGCTGCGGCGGGTAACAGGTTGGGGGATCGGCGACTACTGGTTCCCTAACATTCGCTCGTTGTGGGGGGCGATCCTGCTGCTGATCCTCACCCTCTATCCCTATGTTTACCTCTCGGCCCGGCTGGCCTTTCAGGAGCAATCGGTGGCCTGCTTAGAGGTAAGCCGCTCCTTGGGCTACGGGCCTTGGGCCAGCTTTTTCAAGGTGGCTTTGCCGCTGGCCCGACCGGGGATCGTGGCCGGCTGTCTGCTGGCCTTGATGGAAACCCTCAACGATTTCGGCACCGTCAGCTATTTCGGGGTAGATACCTTTACAACCGGCATCTACCGCACCTGGACGGCCCTGGGCAATCTGGTGGCGGCGGCTCAGCTTTCGGCGCTGCTGTTGCTGCTGGTGTTGCTGCTGATAACGATGGAGCAGGTCTCCCGCCGGCGGGCGCGCTACTATCGCCAAGGGTTCAAACCCACCCCAACCCGTTACCGCCTACAAGGGATCCGGGCGGTGGGGGCTTGGCTAGCCTGTGGGATCCCGATTGGGCTGGGCTTCGTCGTGCCGGCCTTGATTCTGCTCAATATGACCCTGCGCCAGGGGGAGCTGGGTCGCCGCTTTTGGAGCTACGCCCAGAACAGCTTTCTGCTATCGACCATCACGGCTGTCATTGCCGTTTCCGTGTCGGTGGTGGTGCTGTACGGGCTGCGCATGCAGGGGCTAGGACGGGCGGGATCCCCGTGGGGCCTGCGGCTGGCAGTGCAGTTGTCTTCTCTGGGCTATGCGCTGCCTGGGGTGGTGATTGCAGTGGGGGTTCTGATTCCCCTAGGGTGGTTGGATCAACTGCTGAGCTACCTGCGGCAGGTGGTGCTGCAACAGCCACCTGGCCTGGTGATCAGTGGCACCCTCACGGCTTTGGTGTTCGGCTACCTGGTGCGGTTTTTGGCCGTTTCTTTGGCCACCGTTGAGGCCACGCTGCTGCGCATTCCCCCCAGTTTGGATGAGGCAGCCCGCAGCCTGGGACAGGGATCCCTGGGTACCCTCTGGCGGGTGCATTTGCCCTTGATGAGCGGTGGCCTCTTGGGGGCCATGCTGCTGGTATTTGTGGATGTGATGAAGGAGCTGCCGGCCACGATGGTGCTGCGGCCCTTCAACTTCGACACCTTGGCGGTGCAAACCTACCGCTTGGCAGCCGATGAGCGTCTCGCGGAGGCAGGGGCACCGGCTTTGGCCATTGTCTTAGTGGGGATTTTGCCGGTGGTTCTGCTCAACTCCCAGATGGCGCGGCAACGCAACCTCGGCTCCTCAGGGGATCTCCTTTGAGAACCCTACAAGGCCTCCGCTCCGGCCACCACCTCCAGGATCTCCTGGGTAATAGCCGCCTGGCGAGCTTTGTTGTAGGCAAGACCCAGCGTGCGAATGAGCTCGCTGGCATTGTCGCTGGCGTTGTTCATGGCCGTCATGCGAGCTGCCAATTCGCTGGCCGCCGCCTCCTGCAAGGCCCGTAGCAACTGGTTGTTCAGGTACAGCGGCAGCAGTGCATCCAAAATCTGCACGGGATCCTGCTCAAAGATCATGTCCTGAGGTGGGGCCGAGACCGCTGCGATGACTTTGCTGCGCTCGACAGTAAACTCTCCGCCCCGCACCAAAAGACGAAAAATTTCATCGTCTTGAGTGGCCAACCGCGACGGATCGAGGGGCAACAGGGATTGCACCACCGGACGGGAGCTGATCAAAGAGACAAAGCGGGTGTAGAGCAGCTCTACCTTGTCCACCTTCTCCGACAAGAAGGCCGCCAGGAGCTGATCCCCAATCTGGGCAGCCTCAGCCGCCGTGGGGATCTGCGACAAATTCACGTAGGTCTTGGCGATGGGAGCGGAGCGCCGCTGGAAATACTGCACCGCCTTGCGGCCCACCAGGTAAAGCTGCACCTGCTGCCCTGTCTCCTGCAGCTCGCGAACCCGCTCCTCGGTGCGCTTAATCACGTTGGCGTTGTAGGCTCCGCATAAGCCCCGATCCCCGGCCACCACCAACAGCCCCACCGTCTGGATGGGCCGCTGCTTCAGCAGAGGCAAGTTGACATCCTCCAGTCGCAGCCGCGTCTGCAGCCGATAGAAAACCTGGGCCAGTCGGTCGGCAAAGGGACGGGTGGCCATCACTTGCTCTTGGGCGCGCCGCACCCGAGCTGCTGCCACCAGCCGCATGGCCTCGGTAATTTTGCGGGTGTTTTTCACCGCCTTGATGCGATCGCGGATGCGCTTGAGGTTTGCCATAACCTACTCCCTCTATTTTGGTGGTCGACAGGGATCCGGGCCAGGAGAGATCCGCGTCACCCTAGGCCGCCTTGGCCACGAAGCTCTGCTTGAACTCTGTGATGGCCGTTTTCAAGATTTCTTCTGCCTCGTCGGTGAGCTGCTTGGTGGAGAGGACGATCTCGCCGTACTTGGGATGGGTGGTGCCCAGGTAAGCCAAAAGGCCCTGTTTGAAGCTGGAGACCTTCTCCACCGGAATGTCATCCAAATAGCCTCGCGTCCCCGCATAGATAATGGCCACCTGCTGATCCAGAGACAGGGGAGAGTACTGTGGCTGCTTCAGCAACTCCTGCAGCCGTTGGCCGCGGGCCAGTTGCTTTTGGGTAGCCTCATCCAGGTCAGAGGCAAATTGGGCAAAGGCCTCCAGATCGCGGTATTGCGCCAGTTCCACCTTGATGGAGCCAGCCACCTTTTTCATCGCCTTGGTCTGAGCTGCCGAGCCGACGCGGCTGACGGAAATCCCGACGTTGATGGCCGGGCGGATGCCAGCGTTGAACAGATCCGATTCCAAGAAGATCTGCCCATCGGTGATGGAGATAACATTGGTGGGAATGTAGGCCGACACGTCATTGGCCTGGGTTTCCACGATCGGCAGCGCCGTCATGGATCCCTCTCCCAGTTGGCTGCTCAGCTTGGCGGCTCGCTCCAATAGCCGCGAGTGCAGGTAGAACACATCCCCAGGATAAGCTTCCCGACCGGGTGGACGGCGCAGCAGCAGCGACATTTGCCGATAAGCCACCGCCTGCTTGGAGAGGTCGTCATAGACCACCAGGGTGTGTTTGCCCTGGTACATGAAGTATTCAGCAATGGTGGCGCCACAGTAGGGGGCCAGCCACTGCAACGGGGCCGGGCTATCGGCGCCGGCAGCCACCACAATGCTGTAGTCCATAGCCCCTCGCTCGGTCAGGATGCCCACCACCTGGGCGATGGTGCTCTGCTTCTGACCAATGGCCACGTAAATGCAGATCACATCCTGCCCTTTTTGGTTCAGGATCGTGTCCACCGCAACGGTGGTCTTGCCGGTTTGGCGGTCGCCGATGATCAGTTCCCGCTGCCCCCGCCCGATGGGGATCAGGGCATCGATGGCGGTAATGCCGGTTTGCAGGGGCTCGTACACAGAGCGGCGATCGACAATGCCAGGTGCCGGAGATTCGATCAGGCGAGACTCCGTACACTGGATCGGGCCTTTGCCGTCGAGGGGGTTGCACAGGGGATCCACCACGCGGCCCAAGAGGGCTTCCCCCACGGGGATGCTGGCGATTTTGCCCGTAGATTTGACGGTGGATCCCTCCTGGATATTTCGCCCGGAGCCGATCAGCACGGCACCGATGTTGTCTTCTTCCAGGTTGAGGGCAATACCGGTGGTGCCATCCTCAAATTCCAGCAGCTCGCTGGCCATCACCTTATCCAAACCGTAGATGCGGGCAATGCCATCCCCCACCTGCAGAACTGTCCCCACGTTGGAGACCTGCATTTCCTGGTTGTACTGCTCGATCTGCTGTTTGATGATGGTGCTAATCTCGTCTGGGCGAATGGTAGGCATAGCAGTCCTCTCAAGGTAACGGGAAGGGATCCTCAAAAAACAACTTAGGCCAACTGCAAGGCCAGCCGGCGCAACTGTCCACGCAAGCTGAGGTCGATCACCTGGGATCCAATCTTGATGACCACCCCTCCCAGCAGCTCCGGATCCTGAGTGGCTTGCAACTCCACACCGCTGGCCTGGGTGAAGTCCATCACCCGCTCGCGAATTGACTGCTGCTGAGCTTCCGTCAAGGGTATCGCCGTCGTCACCTCGGCCAGGACGATGTTCTGGAGCTTCCGCTGCAGATCCAAAAAGCGCCGGCAAACAGTCCCGAGAAACATGATACGGCGGCGGTCGGTCAACAACTTCAGCGCATTCAGCAGCAGAGGGTGGATCTGATCGGCAAATACTTGCTGCAGCAGGTTCTTTTTGGCCTCGGCCTTGATCACCGGGTTGGCGAGAAACTGGCCCAGCTCCGGCGTAGCCCGCAAAACCTCGGCAATAAAGCGCATATCGGCGGCAAAAGTGTCCAGCAATCCCTGGCCTGACCCAAGAGCAATGAGAGCCTCGGCATAGGGATCCACCACCTTCTCAGCCATTGTGCTGCTGATCATACCTTTCTCCTCCTTGAGAGTTAGCGGGCAATCATTTGGATCCCTTTCTCGATCAGGCTGCGGTGAACCTCTTCGTTGAGGTGCTGCGGCAACTCCTGCTCCACCTTGCTCAGGGCTTGGCGAACGATCTGCCGACGCAACTCCTGAAAAACCCGCTCCTGCTCGCTGGACAACTCTTTCTCAGCATTGGCCCGCAGCCGCTCCACTTCCCGCTCCGCCTGCTCCAACAACTCTTGCCGACGGGCTTCGGCGTTGGCTTCCGCCTGCTTGCGGATACGTTCAGCCTCCTGCTGAGCCTGGGCCAGCTTTTGCTGCTCCTCCGCCAGCCTCTCGATGGCTTCCCGCTTGCGCTGCTCCGCTTGCCGCAGTTCTTCTAGGATCCCCTCCCGCCGCTTGGCCAGGGCTTCTCCCACCACTTTGCGACCCAAGATAAACAGCAAGGTGAGAATGATCGCGATGTTGATCAGGTTGCTCTCGAGAATCTTGGCCAAGAGATCCCCCTCTCCTGCCTTGGCTTCTGGGAGTAGCTCCGTGGTCTCGGCCACAGCCAAGATCCAACCGGCCACCCAACTCCACACAGGCATCGCAAGCTCCTCCAAAAGTACTTCCAACCAGCGATCTAACGAGCACTGCCCAACAGTTTCTGGGTAATCTGGGCGGCAATGGCATCCACCTGCTGCTGCAGCTGTTCGAGGGCTGCCTGCTTCTCTTGCTCGACCTGTAGCCGCGCCGCCTCCAGCTTCTGCTGGATCTCTGCCTGCACGGCAGCCAGTTTCTCGGAACGAATGCGAGCAGCTGCAGCCTCTGCCTCAGCGATCACCTGCTGGGCTTGCAAGCGGGCCTGGCTGATCTCAGACTCATACTGTCGGGTCAACGACACCGCCTTGTCCAACCGCTCTTGGGCTTCCGCTTGAGTGGTGCGGATGTAGTCGTTGCGGCTGTCGATAGCCCGCGTAACCGGCTCATAGAAGAGGGAGTTGAGCACTGCCACCAACAGCAAAAACTGAATGGCAATCAGGGGCAGGGTGGCATCCAGATCGAAAAGACCACCTTTTTCAGCCGCTTCAACAGCCAACAAGGTTGGAAAGAACATGACGTTGCAACCCCAACAGGAACTGAGTCTGAGATGGAGCTGGGTGAGGGGGCGGGCGGATGGGTAAATCAATGCAGTCCGCCCCCAATGAGAGTTAAGCAAAGGGGTTGGCGAACAAAAGCACCAGCGCCACCACCAAGCCGTAGATGGTCAAAGCTTCCATGAAAGCCAAGCTGACCAGCAAGTTGCCGCGGATCTTATCTTCCGCTTCGGGCTGACGGGCCAGCCCCTCCATGGCGGCAGCGGCAGCATTCCCCTGACCCAGACCGGGACCCAGGGATCCCAGGCCAATGGCCAGAGCAGCAGACAAAACAGAAGCAGCAGAGGTTAACGGATCCATAATGAGATGCTCCTTGTCATTCACAAACCATCGATACAAAAGCAACAGCGCTTTTCAGCCTTGGGATGATCCGGGCTCAGTAAATCGACCTCGCTCACCCCTTTGTCGGCGGCCTTCAGCATAACTTGTCGGCCCCAACAAACCTTACCAGAGAAGGGATCCCTTGCGCTGACCCCCTTGAGATGATTTTCCCGAAAAGGGCCAAGGTGGATCGACCGAACAGCGGCCTCAATCACGGTGATCCCCTCCTCCATGACCTTCCAGCGCCTCTCCAATGTAAGCTGCCGAGAGGGTTGAGAAGATCAAAGCCTGAATTGCCCCCGTAAACAGGAACAGAACCATCACCGGCACGGGGATAAACAAGGGCACCAGCAACACCAACACCGCAATCACCAGCTCTTCTGCCAGGATGTTGCCGAATAGACGGAAACTCAGGGAAAGGGGCTTGGTGAAATCTTCTAAAACGTTGATGGGCAGCAGAATCGGGGTAGGCTCGATGTACTTTTTGAAGTAAGACAGCCCCCGCTTGCTGATGCCGGCCACGAAATACATGATGCTGGTGAGCAGCGCCAACCCGGCAGTGGTGTTGATGTCGTTGGTGGGGGAGGCCAACTCCCCTTCCGGCAGAGGAATCAGCTTCCACGGGAAGAGGTTGCCCATCCAGTTGGAGACAAAGATAAACAGGAACAAGGTGCCGACATAGGGTACCCAGGGCCGGAAGTTTTTCTCGCCAATCTGGGCTCGGGCAATGCTTTGCACAAATTCCAGGGCATACTCGACAAAGTTTTGCAGGCCAGCCGGCTCCCGCTGCAGTTGACGGGTGCCCAAAATGACCACCGTCAAGATCAGGGCAATGGCGATCCAGCTGGCGATCAAAACCTGCCCGTGAACCGTGAATTTGCCCAGGTGCCAGTAAAGGTGATGGCCGACCTCGAGTTCTGCCAAAAGAGGAGGAGAGGAGAAGGACAGGTTCATGGGCATCACACAGAAGAAGATGAACGGGTCAAGGTCTGGACAAGATGAATGAGCAGGGTGACCTTGTAGGTCATGAACCCCAGGAAAATGGGCAATATCTGTAAAGACTTCACCTGAGTGGCTAAAACGATCAGCCCGACAAACAGAGCCAAACGCGTCACCCCCAAACGGTTGCGGCTTTTGCCCAGCTCCGCTACGCCGCGGCCCAGCATGCGCAGATAAACCACGCCAACAACCGCCCCCAGCAAGTAGTTGGCAGCTACCCCCAGAGAGTAAACCAGGGCCACTCCCACGGCAATGGCCAGACTTACCCCCAAGGTAACCAGCACCAGCCACAGCTGCAGCGCTTCATAGCTCCCGCTGCCAGCAACTGCTGCCCCCCTAGCTCCACCCTTCACCTTCCTCGCCAAATCGGGCTTCCCCAGGGCAAGGGGTGGCTCTGACGCAACTGGATCCCCTGTCTCTTCCTCCCGCTTCGGAGAAGGAGGTGCATTCTCCAAGGGAGGCAGTGGTCTGGGCTTCCACTGGGTCGCCTTCCAACGGGTAGAACTGTGAGAGAGGAGTCTGGAAGAACGGGCCATGGTTTTGAGGTCATGCCTCTCAAGGTTTGACCTTAACCCAAGATAACACGATTAAGTAACAATACTTAATGAGATTAAGTTGGGCCAAGGTCTGAAGGAGACTCCGCTGGTCGCTCAGACAGGCAGCTGGCCTTCCGAACGACAGGGATACTGATACATTTACGCTGAACACTGCTGAACATCACTGTTCAACTATGCAGCGATAGCAT
Proteins encoded in this region:
- a CDS encoding NAD-binding protein, with translation MQENSRDPGVSILVCGYNDLVELTLQALEAFGHRAVVVAPDLPPHLEEQWQYLQADPRQPGVLQRAGIERVKVALLLEDDDQANFELALLIRDLNPQVRVVSRLFNHSLARYLDSALPQHFSLSVAALAAPAFALKAVSDEFVGYFELPQLEAQPATLPPELADPAYFVSDRETTLWNVVELTIGYNSRLLHMPLSELEETFGARVLFHYPVDGLSDFSKQRVFDDFDHEAELLEGDRVLVICDPRAYLQLLERNGRRGSSRAQRWASGQMQDKRQQRQGRSLGRGSLGSWLRRGVQGLLQVKPIVRTLTFTLGAMLVLGVINFRMIGKPLIDGLLLTIVVLTGGYGDIEAFQQPETPLGVKVLAVMMTLVGAALVGLIYGLVTDKLVSSRFGLGRAARMPKEDHVVIAGLGRLSYLVLQLLRQMGYEVVVVDPNSENPLLEAAEREGAVVVRGDYALASTLQQARIQGSRCLICTTPDDLTNLETALTAHSLQPGIRTILRVTDPELAARMQRHMQTLGISYSATGLGARAFATAALVGSVYGTLAWQGETLLVTLLEVSADCHYLGLSLRQLAQDYDLVILLHRSRPGKPCVFPKIWQKEGKTLLKEGDQLYVMGTVGSLIRLTQGRPLPPELYQVRLLEYRNPYFEDEILSALSFYARLPKTALKPLLGCLPAVVSPPLPRDKAIKLARQLRKMSTEVQVFAQAQPAHWIPAAMNENSESNLN
- a CDS encoding ABC transporter permease, which produces MRLKLLSKSLPGSGFFPLNGWALLTLTLSGLILVPVLTVLLSLFADERQVWEHLADTVLGLYVRNSLVMMAGVAAGVILVGSGTAWLVTMCQFWGRAWLEWMLVLPLAAPTYVLAYAYTDFLQVTGGFQIWLRRVTGWGIGDYWFPNIRSLWGAILLLILTLYPYVYLSARLAFQEQSVACLEVSRSLGYGPWASFFKVALPLARPGIVAGCLLALMETLNDFGTVSYFGVDTFTTGIYRTWTALGNLVAAAQLSALLLLLVLLLITMEQVSRRRARYYRQGFKPTPTRYRLQGIRAVGAWLACGIPIGLGFVVPALILLNMTLRQGELGRRFWSYAQNSFLLSTITAVIAVSVSVVVLYGLRMQGLGRAGSPWGLRLAVQLSSLGYALPGVVIAVGVLIPLGWLDQLLSYLRQVVLQQPPGLVISGTLTALVFGYLVRFLAVSLATVEATLLRIPPSLDEAARSLGQGSLGTLWRVHLPLMSGGLLGAMLLVFVDVMKELPATMVLRPFNFDTLAVQTYRLAADERLAEAGAPALAIVLVGILPVVLLNSQMARQRNLGSSGDLL
- a CDS encoding Fe(3+) ABC transporter substrate-binding protein, whose protein sequence is MGMRLSRRQFVSGATLGSAALAAGSLLRPAHGANREVNLYTSRHYSTDEKLYELFQQKTGITVNWVQGKADEIIERIRSEGSNSPADIFMTVDVARLWRAQNEGWFQPIQSETLSKNIPESLRDPEGYWFGLTKRARVIMYNKDKVDPKELSTYEDLANPKWRGKVLTRSSSNVYSQSLTASIILAHGIPETEQWARGLVANFARPPEGGDIDQIKAVAAGVGDVALANTYYLPRLIKSDNPEERAVAEKIGVFFPNQQDRGTHVNISGAGILKTAPNKEAAIQFLEFLSGPEAQAIFAQSNNEYPVLPGAEIDSLVASFGTFKEDTINAASIGRVTPDALKVMDRAGWK
- a CDS encoding STAS domain-containing protein; protein product: MRSSLETMDFKLRIRTAETPQGQKLAIVPLEGRFDAKAASEVRQLLQQVLDFGYTNMLIDMSSVTFMDSSGLGVLISALRKCRAAGGNLSLCCVPENVALVLNLTSMEKVLTCFSDLETGIANFSSAPTAR
- a CDS encoding class I SAM-dependent methyltransferase, with amino-acid sequence MPQTGLDTFQLLYQHHRGPSFCERMLATAPGRFNEAFWQFWQMHIEPCLPPAPRLLDLGTGPGFALGQWAQRYPGGHFIGVDVMPYMLERAAADLKGIPGIQLLQADLHDPHLPLAANSIDAAQAVVVLHEMVQPLRLLQEVLRLLKPGGRFLLVDWVRAPLSLYFDADTEAQLFQSDTPLETLLDQFTHFYEHNRFSAEDLAWLLERVGFAVVAQQLYNQNRFVRLAAEKPIS